The Amphiura filiformis chromosome 15, Afil_fr2py, whole genome shotgun sequence region tttgggaccaggagctcatttagctcctggtccaggcatacttaatataaggcctgaaAACGTCGTATAGCCTACCTGCATTAAAACCAAGAATTTGTTTAATAAATTCATACAGGTATGTCCGTGAATGGCTTGGTACTATGGTGATGGCCAAAATAGTGAACATCAAAGAGGACCAGCCTGAGACTTATTATATACCAGAACATCGTATTCCTGTATTGCATCCAAGAAGGGGTAAAACTGTGACCCTGTATGCCAAAACTGTTTCAACACTAAGTGGTGTCTCCAAAGATGTGGTGGAGCGTTTCAAGAAGGACGGGCCTAATGGTATGTAGGATCATGAGCAGATGCACCAAAGTTATCCATATGCAGAACTCCCAACCTCACACAATCGCTAATCATGGACAcaaagcttcattccaattcaatttatttcatccaaaacggtcctgtcatacaccttccccaatcaaacacatttctcttgcattcgatcatcttctactcttccctagaaaaaaatcgttataataccaaatctaaacaccatggaattcaccatatcacatcCTCACAAGCTCACAtagagcagtcaagttagctcaatcgttaaggcgttcgaccatggtgcgaaaggttgcgggttcgaaccctggcggtgcccaGTACGCTATCGTGAAAATTGAGTTAGcgtgaaattcccctggacaaggaactcactgctaatttgtctcgttgtaacccgtacgaaactcggggagctgatcctggttgcgatggttatttgtggattgtctagggtgtgcgctcttgaagcagcaaattcCCTGAacggttgtttaatggtttatggaatgatgtgggggccatagtggtcagcgacaacctgtaaagtgtgctgaggcttgtggcgttgtgcctgtgcgtagcgcactataaatcattgcgcttttttttttttttaacattgggcgccccattccttttttaaaggaattttgattTCAGATGGCCTCGAATTCCATATAACTAGTTTGGCGCAATTGCCGGGAAAATTGACATGTTTCTGGAAAGTGTTTCTATTTGTAAAGTAAATACCTATTGCGGATCTTGCTGTTCTTGATTTGAATTTATGGGCTCTTTTATCCAACAACTGTCCGAAAGGTAGCCATTATAGGGCCTTCTTAACACACTATTTGACCAACTTCaccgaaaatatttgaaaattttaaagttggttaaaattcaaaacaattaaaaaatggctcctagatatttttttttttttttttaaaattaatgaaaaaaaaattggcccaagaattttttgttacgtttaacgaaaaagaagtgggcctaAAAAACCGGTTTgggggatttggggccaaaaatgagcattttggcccaaatttaacTCTCACAGATGAATTTTTCAAGTCTTGGCCATTCTAAATATGcacacttttatatactttttaattttggaccaacaatttagcagttatgaggcccgagtttccatagttccagggttaagaccaaccttaaacgtACTGCCTATTGTCGTCACAATGAATCTGTTTTGCATTCGATATTGGCTCATACACAAAACtctaatgataagaggaacatgaaaaattgaaagaaacccttggcgctgcttaacccttttaaaggttttttttttataattaaagGACTGGCACGGTCAAAAGACGTTTCCGTAAAAAATTCTGGTACGCCACTAGTGATTAAaccacttaagggtagacgaggtattgttggtcgaagcaactaaaaaaatcaattttcattatctagatccatatattattgaaaaataacaccttgatgttttgcaaaacatcattctacaaatcccatactttgaaaacttgcttaatttattgttgttaataagttatgtacgttttacaaaagtgttgttgtttcagccctcttaacaacataactcaagaaccacaggacctaccaaatatatctgtgatatttgaattcttttacacgttcgctatgaaatgagcaatgcagtttttgccaaagctcaataccattcgcaagatgctgtgaatgaccaaatcgcaacagtttaatatAAGTAATAACCTTAATGACTCATTACCTTTTCATTCTGTGTTCTTCAGGAATCGCATTCCATCGCTACAGTGACTACGAAGCGTCATTGGCCGAGGTACGCAGGCGTTGGCTAGACGATTACCTCATTCAAGAGTTTATACCTACTGTAGTTGGTCTTCAAGAACAGTTAGGTAAATTATGCctgcatatatttttaatttaatttagtcaAATATtataagttattccttacatttcatgaataATGGTTATACCAGTGCTTATCCcctgtaaagatgaaaacatgataaatagcgccattacaagacaaaaaacaaatcattgcagaaaaaaaaatcacttatATTATAATTTTCTCTCAATCGtttaatacatttatttatattaattatattttttaaatgcagAATCTGGTATAAATGTGCTGGACTTGGGCTGTGAAAATGGCGTCTTCGTTAATATCCTTGCACAAACCTTTCCAAACAGCCGGATATATGGAGTGGATATCTCTCAAGATTATATCAACGCAGGCGAGAAATCAGCACAACAAAAAGGTCTTAAAAACGCCTTTTACACCTGTTGCGATGCAGCTCAATTAGATGCCGCATGGAGCAACCAATTTCACTACGTTTTTATCAGCGATTCTTTGCACGATTTTGCATATGCTGATAAAGTTCTTGAGGAAATTCACCGGGTTATGAACGCTGACGGACAACTGTCCATTATTGATACATATTCCCATACTAAATTGTCTAAAAATCAGGCCCAGGCTGACAAGCTTTTAGTACGCTATGTCTCAAGTCTTATGTATTGTCTTCCATTGTCGCTTAATTACGAGGGTAGTTTAGGTCTTGGTGCAAATTGGGGGATAGAGGCTGCAGTGAAACTATTggaagattgtgggttcgaatccaAGATGCAAAGCACGCCAGGGAGGTCTGGTCTTCACTTTTTGTGTACAAAGAAGACACTGTAAAGCATATTAATATTCATGGAAAAAATTAAATGGATTAAGaaaaaaacccacacacacacaaattcaaTGGTCCAGCTACGAGTATAGTaaatacaaaaacgtttttcacattattcgcaaaaggttaaataGATTGACAGAGAACGTGTACACATTACACAATGGtgcaaataaacataatttttcaccaggttcgtcGTCACAAatgataaaggagacaagtagaagaAGTGATCCCGACTGGGGATTGAagccaggacctcaggtttacgagacctgtgtcTTAATCACTCGGCCACGGGAGTTTCATGATTAGGTTGTTTGATGAAGCTCCCGTAGCCGAGTGGTTAAGGGGTgtgtaaatgttttaaaaaattgtcCAGAAACgagagaaatttgccatgtttgctgtgaatttttgcctagcaatattgatcacaggttcaaaattgatggtgcatatcaatgaccaaactctctagttttatatttgagcctgatcacttgtgtaaggtcttaggaaattatgtaaataggcctgtatatataatgttccacatcggctcacgcacttttttcacTCAGTCGAGATTTCATAACCTTCACTCGGGCCGATCTCCGTATCATTTGGCTAGAATATGTTGGACACTCCCTAGAAAGAATTATGATACTTATTTGGGTCTTCGGACCTCAACATATgccttaatatattttgtttaggCAGACAATGTCATGTGATTTTGCAGGGTCAGAAACGATAATGTCTACatgctattttgtcaatcaaaattcGCGAATTTCCCCACTTTTAAATCGAAAAAGACGTCTCTGGTAATGGTCACAGCGAGGAAGATCAAATTTGCGTGCATTCATAACCTACTTCATGCTCAAATCTTTCAATTAAGTGGCGAGTTCTGCTGAtatatgtcatatctacagaattCGCGTAACGCAAATTTGGGgcatgaattcattcattaaacaCTTACCTTTTCAACTTCTCACAAAATTGGACACGTAAGAAGCCCAACACAAGCCTTGCACTGtggttacaataatattttttgattggTATCTTCTGTTAgatatattccatattttgctggcagACGCTCCTCGCAATACTTCGTAAATGGCACCAACTGTCAGTATAACATGTTATTCAATCTCAATTTCATCATTTCAAGGGTTCTCATTGTAGGTTGTCGATGTACGCTTAATGTTACTGAACTTAGTATCTGGTGGTGATACTAAAAAAAAAGATTAGAAATATTTGCTTATAGCATTGCGACTGACACAGCGACTAATCGCGCGGGACCGTCGTTTTCTATACAGTTATTGTGATATGTGCCAAGGAACAATGGGAAAGCGTGTATCGCTTTGAAGATCTATTCAAGTATAAACCGCCCGATCTAAATCAGTGAGTGAGAAGGACAGAGATGCTAGTTTGAAACGACAGTAAAATTCCGTATTTcatcatgtataattattttgcgAGTTTTTAGTGACGAGTTACCGTATTAGTAGAGTTAGAGCAGAGTTGGGTATTTGGGGATAGGAGTGTGTTTGTCGATGGACTGTGGATTTGTTGATGTGGGTGCTGCGGGGTATGTGAGGTACACGTGTGTGTGTTTTAGGGgattggcattttcttcggaaggggggtcccaaatatgtcggtgagcggagtcaatattttatgacaccccc contains the following coding sequences:
- the LOC140171314 gene encoding S-adenosylmethionine-dependent methyltransferase Rv2258c-like, with protein sequence MESKNKEATKESSEDFEAYLQNAVHGGYVCMAIGIGLDTGLWQVLCDLDGRPKTAREIADRAGLKERYVREWLGTMVMAKIVNIKEDQPETYYIPEHRIPVLHPRRGKTVTLYAKTVSTLSGVSKDVVERFKKDGPNGIAFHRYSDYEASLAEVRRRWLDDYLIQEFIPTVVGLQEQLESGINVLDLGCENGVFVNILAQTFPNSRIYGVDISQDYINAGEKSAQQKGLKNAFYTCCDAAQLDAAWSNQFHYVFISDSLHDFAYADKVLEEIHRVMNADGQLSIIDTYSHTKLSKNQAQADKLLVRYVSSLMYCLPLSLNYEGSLGLGANWGIEAAVKLLEDCGFESKMQSTPGRSGLHFLCTKKTL